The DNA window ACtgtacaaaatttatgtatattattacGTTGTTCTGTAAGTTATGTATTCGATGTAAATGCGTATATGAATATACAAGTCAATATTATgttcatattaaatgcaaattataaatgtaaaaattgttattgtaatgCTGCCGacagttttaatttcaagttcaagttcGATGCTCATTCCACGATTGCTAATTTATCGATAAGCTTGCGCTGAATTTAAAAGCAACGAACTTTTCAGCATCAGGTTCCGCCCATCAGTAAAAGAGCGTTGACTcttcatttgaatttgccCGCCACAGCaataagagaaagagagttaCTTTACgagctgaaaaataaaaaaacgcaTGGCAAACAACACAAGCGAACGTAGAAGGATGAACGATTTAGTTCGTTCAATTCAGTCACTATTGTTCGCTCGCTCGTGGGTGACCATCACTAAGCTGCTGTAATAAACAGCTGTTTTGCAAACGCTGCATAAAGCATAGTTTTTTTTCCTATATTTATTGGAAACGTTTGAAAAAACCGCAAAcgtatataaaacaaaaatgcccAAGGAGAAATCCAGACgtcgcagccgcagtcgcagtagACACAAGCAAACCGAGTATAGTCGCAAGCGTAGCGTCAGCCGGGATAGACGCCAAAGTGATGCTGTGCCAGTTGAGAAGCGGGAACGAGAGCGCGAACGCGAAAGGAATAGGGACAAGAAAAGCGATAAACACAGACGCCGTGACCATCGCAGTAGAAGCCACAGTAAGCGAAACCACAAGCGCAAGGAGCGTCGCACccgctccagctccagttccaGTTCATCCAGCTCAAGCTCTAGCTCATCTGATAGCAAAGGAAAAGACAAAACTAAAGGTACAGCTAAGGATAGTACGGAGTCTAGCGCAATAAAGCTGCTGCGCACGCTGGAGGAGCGACGAATGCGCGAGCAGGCACAACGCCAGCGTGAGAAGGAGCAGATCAAGGCTAATGAGACCCCCGAGGAGAAGCGTGCTCGAAGGCTGCAAGAGAAACAAGCCAAGGAGTCACGTCGTCGCGAGCGTATGGGCTGGGACAATGAGTACCAAATGTACTCCAATGAGGACAATCCCTTTGGCGACTCAAATCTCACCTCGCACTTCCATTGGGGCAAGAAGCTTGACGCCGAGGGCCTATCCAAACTGTCAACCAAAACCGTGGAGGTGCTAACTCTGCAAAAGCAAGTAGAGAATCGTCGCGAGCTGGAAAAAGTCAAGAAGCGTCGTCAGGAACGCGAGCTAGAACGTCAGGCACGCGAGGATGATGCCATGTGCCTGCAGCGCTCCAAGGAGGCGGTGCAATTCAGAGAGTGGCAACGCCAAGAGGATCAATTCCATTTGGAGCAAGCACGTCTACGCAGTGAAATACGCATTCGCGATGGACGTGCCAAGCCCATTGATCTGTTGGCCCAGTATGTGGCAGCTGGTCAACAGGAAACGGAAATGGAACAAGCGCTGGAGATGCAAATGCATGAACCGTATATGCTGCTGCAGGGGCTGGGCATAGAGGAGCTGGAGGATCTACTGGTGGACATTAAAGTATACGAAGAGCTGGAGGCGGGCAAACATATGGACTTCTGGCAGGATATGGTTACCATTGTGCAGGATGAGCTGCAAAAGCTGCTCAAGAAACAACAGAGCGAAGCAAACACGTTGAATCAACGGAGAGATGGCATACACCAGAGCGTGGTCAAGGACGTGTCGGATATATTTCGTGGCAAGAATGCACATCAGCTGCAGGAAATGCGTGAACGCATTGAGAACAAGATACATGGACGCGCCGATGGCGTTGATATAAGCTACTGGGAAAGTTTGCTGTCCCAACTAAAGGCGCACATGGCACGCGCACGGCTGCGGGATCGTCATCAGACATTGCTGCGCGAGAAGCTGCAGATGCTGAAGCAAGAAAGCGAAAGCAATGCGGATCTCAagatggagcagcagcagcaggaagaggaggaggagccaGAACCAGAGTCGGAGACAGCGGATTCACCGATGGAGCAAGATAATCCCATGCAACTACTGCTGGCGTCGGCGCGACTCTACCAGGCAGGCAACTACTCGCCTGTTTATCAGTCTGACTCTGAGTGCACTGCTCGCCGCATGAATCCCGACGAGGAGGATTCACAAGAGGGTCTAGTCTATGAGGAGAGCGATGACGAGAAACGTGTGCAGCGCCAGCGCTTGAACTTGCTGCATCCAGAGCGTGCACAGGAGACGGCAGCGCCATTAAGCGCTCAGGAGCAACGCATGCGTAGCGTGGCGCGTCAAGGCATGCAGGGAGATGAGGCTGAGTTCAGCGTGGAGACTACGGTGGATGCTGTGCCTCAGCTGGCCACCGACAAGTATCGTCCACGCAAGCCGCGCTACTTCAATCGCGTGCACACGGGCTTCGAGTGGAATAAGTACAATCAGACTCACTACGATATGGACAATCCGCCACCAAAAATTGTGCAGGGCTACAAGTTTAACATATTCTATCCGGATCTTATGGACAAATCACAGACGCCACAGTATTTCCTCACGCCCTGTGCGGATAATGGTGACTTTGCTGTGCTGCGCTTCCACACCGGTCCGCCGTATGAGGACATTGCGTTTAAGATTGTCAATCGAGAGTGGGAGTTCAGCTATAAACGCGGCTTTCGCTGTCAGTTCCACAATAATATCTTCCAGCTGTGGTTCCATTTCAAGCGATATCGCTACAGGcgttaaaaacaaacaatactTCATTTGCtatatgctttttttttagaaataaattaagtccatttattaaaacattgttttgatttcaagCATTGcctggatgacagtgtgtcgcttgtttacatttgtttgtcttaACAGTCATAAGCAATTTGAGGTGCAGCAAATCCTctaatgtttaaacaattacatgctaagttttgctaattttgtattaagttATCACAACCAATTatattagcatttaatttggtttGTTCACATTACGCTGCAGTCCTTTATTGGAGCCGCTTCCACCGTTTGTACTAATTCACCGCGTTCTGCTCGCTTCACTTGGTCCAGTACGCTGTCGTGTTGTGGAAACGCCAGTCCAGCTAGCTTGGAGTGCACCAGCTTTTCATCAATGCTCACCTCAAAGGCTCCACGACGTCCCTGCCGGCAAGTCACCTCCAGTCCTGGATGCGCAGCTATCAGAAACTGCCGCAACATCTGGCATTGCGTTGCAAAGTTGCATTTGCCGCTATAAACACAATATTGTAATGTTCATTATTTTGGATACGAGGAATCACACTTACCAGTACTCAATATCCACATTAACCattacataaattttcaaataaacaacaattctGTAAGCTGTCATTTGCTTACTGTTAGTGTGTAACAGCAAACGACACTGTTAATGTCAGAAAAGTTATCAACATGTTAAGTTCAGAATGGCGCCAACTTTGATTTTAAGAGGTACGAGCAGCTTCATTACTTttaacatttgtatataattttcattatttgttttacatttacagGTAATGGAATTGCTagctaaattgatttttaacaaacattttaaatgcccAAAGGCTTAGCCTTTGTTGGCTCTGGAACGCATTAACGTCTTGCAGGCAGCATTGTGTGTCTTCAAAGGTAGCTCATCTGTAGGaaaatgtaagtaaatatacaactcatatgcatataatattcTTTTGGGGATACTTACAAATCTTGTGTTCGCCATgtacaggcaacagcaacggcagctgCTCCGGCTTGGAGCAGACAAACACATAGGGACTATCGGACTCGCCGTTGGGATAGAGTTCACGGTATTCCTCCTGCGGAAGACAGTTGTTCACATGCACGCAGCCCAGCAAACTGCTGGTGGGATAGGATGTGGGAAACTTTAGGTTTTTATCGTTATAAAGCACACGGTAGAACTCTTCAAGTTGAGAAATGTCCTCGGCACGCGGTTCTTTAGTGGTGGAGGCAATCCAAAGGCGTCCGCGATGTTCGCTATACCAGACGCGACCCTCATGCCTGCAAGTAAGTTACAAGTTTGAAAAGAATAGatatatatcaataaatatgtttactttttaatgcCTGCCACTAGCATTGAGGCCCAAGGCTGATGCATGGACAGGCACTGCCGCATATCCTGCATTTCTAATAGCTCTTTGTCCTGAACACGATTATAAACACGTTCCAGGCCATCGTCGTTTGGTGCTGCAGTCTTTGATTTCAGATCCTTGGTTGCTTTAAATACAGGTGGCTTGGCCACATCTAAATTGCCTGGCAATCTCATGGCAGAATGTCCAGTGATCGAGCTGCCAATGCCAGCAGATTTTGTGATAGCGGCCAGTTGacgctgcagttgttgttcaTACTCCTTGGTGACGGGGTGCTCTTCAGGTAGCTCACGTCCGGCAAAGTCCACCTTAATCTTGCGTTTAGTGCGACTTCCGTGCTTTAGTTCATAAAGTTCGCTCTTTAACTGCTCAAATTTCTCTCGTTCAGCATCTGATAACCAAACCGAATTTTCCTGCAGAGTTTAcgtaaaaaataagcaaattaataagcataaatgaTAAGACTTGTAAGCTACCTGAAAGTAATCCAGTTCATCATCTATGACTGTGGTACGCTTTTCGCTGTTGCGATCATACTCCAGAAGGCGATCACGCTGAGCCAATGCAtcattttgtgatttttccatctgttgttgttgctgctgtttttttgttagtttacCTTGCGTCTTGCTGTTGGCACTACGCTGTGCTTTGCTCATTAGCTGCTCTTCCTCGTTCGTATATACAAGCTTGCCACAGCAGACACATGCGCCACTGCCTTCCTGCTCGCATACTATGCGACCGCAGCCcatacaattattaataagctTATGCTCCGCTGCCTGGCAATCACATTTCCGACGTCCCTTAAGCAGCATTGTGTCGCCCAGCAGTTTGCCATCGTTAGAGTAAATGTTAACATATTTTCCTGACTTTTTGGTAGCTCCTCCGACCGGCGccgcgctgcgctgcgttgGCGGTGAGCTGCCAGTGAGTTTTCCTTTGCTTCGTGGCTGTTTGCCGCTCAACAGCATGCGACGACAGTTGAGCAGAAATATGCGATGCTCCTCATTATCCTCACTCAATAAGTTCCCAAAATAATTATCAAAATCATGGTCATCCTTTATTGCCAATATAGCGCTAGCAACGAAATGAattattagctttaatttagcagaataaataaaagtaagacATGCTTACGACATCATTTCTGGTGTTACCACGCAATCCAGGCAGCTGGATAGTGCTTCGCTCAACCATTTTTCcatgtttttgttgtgaaGTTCCAAAGAATATTATTCACTTGTTTCTGTTAGTTTAATGGCCGACAGTGTGTTACGATaaattatcgataacaatcGCTTGCACTCTGGCAACactttgacaacaacaaaaaaaaaactatgcgAATTGcaagctaaaacaaaatacaataaatattcgTGCATAATGAAAGCAATGGCAACATTTTAAACGCTCTACCGCTCTCAAACGTGATTGTTTAATGCTCCCGTCTGTGATCTaatgtttaaagtttattaaataccGTAAGAGTATGCgtgaaatttgcaattgacaACCGAGACGCGCTCTGCTGTTTATTGAATTGGCctctctgtgtgcgtgtgagtgtgtgtgtgcatgaactgtgtgagtgtatgtgtaCGTCGAAGCCAgtgtaatttgttgtaaatagcATAGTCTAAATAAGTTTAACTGCGTGCGCTGCGTTACTGTTCAAATAGAAAGTGGTAAcgaccgcagcagcagcaacaacaacaacaaacgcagcgtcagcagctgaaaaaggcattggcaaaaaaaaaaacaacgagaaaaaaatcaaagcgaCGTGTAGACAGTAGCCGTCGCAGTTTCAGTCTCAGCTCACCCTCACAGCTGTAAATCTGAATTGTCGCCCACGCAGAGCAGACGTCATACAGCACCTCCCCCTATATACGCCATACTGCGTAACGGTACATTTGCATTAACGGTAGATGCCTGGCTGTTCGTTTGTCTGATAAAACCGCCTGAGTGTCTCACTTGCTCGCACGCTGTCTATCAAAAAGCTATTCTGCTGCCGCCAatgctctgcttcttcttcttcttcgtagACAATTCATACGCCACATTTACTGTGCTGTGTGCTGTCGGCGTTGACGTCGCTGCGTTTTAACTTGTCACGCTGTGATTTtcgtttgatttatttaacagTTCTCGCGTAACGTCTAATAGCTAAGCAACTAAATACTGTAGTCGAAGTACAATAAATGACAAAAACTAAATACTCATAACggtaaaaaatgcaattgcttaaatagAAATTGATGCTGCTACTGCGGAGTGCGCCtgcgttcttttttttttgtgaatgtgcatgagtgtgtgtgtgtgcgtgtgtgtgtgagtgtctaaCTGCATATGTTTAGTAGCCGGCATAAAAGTCTGCGCGCGGTTAAACAGCTGAGCGGCGCCTTTTAAatacaacacacatacatagggGAACTTTAAACCAAACGGCTAACAAAATGTATCGAATCGGTCCAATTGGGCGTAAATCAAACTTCCATTCGCGCGAGAAATGTCTGATTGGCCTCGTGCTGGTGACGTTGTGCTTCCTCTGCTTTGGCGGCATATTCCTGCTGCCGGATAACTTTGGCAGCGAGCGCGTGCTGCGCGTCTACAAGCACTTCCAAAAGGCCGGACCCGAAATTTTCATACCAGCACCACCGCTGGCAGCGCACGCTTCGCGCGATGAGGATCCGCATATAATGGGCGATCGCGAGCGCCTGCAGCAGAAGATACGCGCTGAACTGGGCGACATACTTGAAGAGCcgcaggcagcggcggcagccaTCGGTGTGGCACCGCCCAATGAAGCTGCCGATGCTGAGCCCGTACCAGTGGCGCAGCAAGAGCAACCTgtggagcaacagcagccgcccTTGGCGCCCGCttcagcagcgcagccagaTGATACAAcgagcaataataacaacaatgcagcCTACGCTGCTTCAGCACTGAAACTGCCAATGGGCATGGGCAGAGAATTGGAGCCAAGCATGCAGGAGAAGCGTCTGAAAGTTAAAGAGGTAAGTGGCAAATACGTAATATTAGCGCAGCTTACGCTGCTTAGAGCGTCGCCCCCCACGCTGCTCTTGAAGCAAATTACTGTTGAGCTTTGctctttattatattttttttacatctTCGCACTCTCTAACTGAATTCGGCGCCTACATGTGCTCCAAATTCCAATGCTCGTGTGTCGTTTTATCAGCATTCCGGCTGTCTCTCCTCCCTCGCTGCCTCtctatttataattgtttgccaattgtgctgctgcttcttcttattaCTATTGCTTCTGCACTtccgcgctgctgctgctgctgctgctgctgcttcgaaATGCCAAATCACAACAAATTGTCATATTTCGCTCTCTCGTTTgcttcgctctcgctctctcgctgctTGATTCAACTAAATTGCGTAGGCAGTTTGCATCTTTGAGCAATTACGCTGACCTGATTACTGCGTTCTAGGCGATCTAcaatgttgttgccgttgctcaCTCGGTTCATCTCGCTGCAGTAATTGGattcatttgcttatttattcaattgttgatatttcatacatacatatgtttgcttGTACGTTGCttgataaataattgattttttgtgtttatttttgttgcaaaaactGCAAGATATTAAATTTCTACATTAAGAAAATAGGTGCTGCAAATTTGCTTGtactaacaattttttttttgtggctgttCGATAAGCATTAATGGAAAAATAGTAATATGTTTTCGAttgcttgaatttttgaaCAGAACTGCTACTACAGCAAATATAtcagttgtttattttttgggacagcaaaagcaaagcagataATAATGAATATCATTGtctgataaaataaaaactacttCCAATTTAAAGCTGGCTGTGTCTAAACTGTTGACGTGCACTGTAGCTAACAGTAAAGCGAGCTGAgattttagaatatttatgCACTCGTTGTATTCTGTGTGATTGCTGCGCTAGTATAAGCTGCTAATCTTGCCTAATTAGTTTCCGCAACACgttcacacatacactcaaacgtgtgtgtgtgtgtgtgtgattttgcATAAGGTGCGCATATTTGtcgttgctttaatttgttacttTCACTtgattgctgcttgtttgtctcttttttatacgattttttttattgtattccACTGACCCAGTAAATCTACTAGCAGCGCTAAATGttaacgcaacaacaacagcagcagcagcaataatttcctaagcaacaaaagcgaaataataatagtaataataacaacaacaacaatgacaaaatGCCAGCGAAAAGTTTGCAAACGTtgcggcaaaagcaaagagaacgttgacgttgacgttgacgctgacgctgacgtttGTGtttcgctgcttttgcttttctgctATGCTATCCAAAAAGAcgaccaaaaataaatgtttattgaaACTGAAACGTTGACGCCGCTGCCTTGTGCTATAATTAATGAAAACACAACTTCTTGTagcaaaaaacacaagcacacacaaaaaaaaaaaaggaagcaataataattgcttgtttgctttgtctttATCTTTATCTATGATAATTCTTATACACCCaaacagagagacagacagttCAGGTAGTAACTAATGCCTGGGAGCATTAGCTACAGTTTCGCTTTTCTCAAAGTATAACAAACGTATCACCCACTCCACACACCGCGCCGTGTAAACTAAAATACCGTTAATGGCCTTGGTTTGCGGTTTTATTACACAACAAACTGCTTATGGAGTTGAAGATCTTTTGCAATGTCGTCAAGCACGCACAGTGGCACCAAAACATTAGTCAAActgttgaaaaatatatttattctgATTTAgatctctctgtctctctcgcaGCTCACAGGTGAAT is part of the Drosophila busckii strain San Diego stock center, stock number 13000-0081.31 chromosome X, ASM1175060v1, whole genome shotgun sequence genome and encodes:
- the LOC108607240 gene encoding migration and invasion enhancer 1, whose protein sequence is MTAYRIVVYLKIYVMVNVDIEYCGKCNFATQCQMLRQFLIAAHPGLEVTCRQGRRGAFEVSIDEKLVHSKLAGLAFPQHDSVLDQVKRAERGELVQTVEAAPIKDCSVM
- the LOC108607239 gene encoding cactin encodes the protein MPKEKSRRRSRSRSRHKQTEYSRKRSVSRDRRQSDAVPVEKRERERERERNRDKKSDKHRRRDHRSRSHSKRNHKRKERRTRSSSSSSSSSSSSSSSDSKGKDKTKGTAKDSTESSAIKLLRTLEERRMREQAQRQREKEQIKANETPEEKRARRLQEKQAKESRRRERMGWDNEYQMYSNEDNPFGDSNLTSHFHWGKKLDAEGLSKLSTKTVEVLTLQKQVENRRELEKVKKRRQERELERQAREDDAMCLQRSKEAVQFREWQRQEDQFHLEQARLRSEIRIRDGRAKPIDLLAQYVAAGQQETEMEQALEMQMHEPYMLLQGLGIEELEDLLVDIKVYEELEAGKHMDFWQDMVTIVQDELQKLLKKQQSEANTLNQRRDGIHQSVVKDVSDIFRGKNAHQLQEMRERIENKIHGRADGVDISYWESLLSQLKAHMARARLRDRHQTLLREKLQMLKQESESNADLKMEQQQQEEEEEPEPESETADSPMEQDNPMQLLLASARLYQAGNYSPVYQSDSECTARRMNPDEEDSQEGLVYEESDDEKRVQRQRLNLLHPERAQETAAPLSAQEQRMRSVARQGMQGDEAEFSVETTVDAVPQLATDKYRPRKPRYFNRVHTGFEWNKYNQTHYDMDNPPPKIVQGYKFNIFYPDLMDKSQTPQYFLTPCADNGDFAVLRFHTGPPYEDIAFKIVNREWEFSYKRGFRCQFHNNIFQLWFHFKRYRYRR
- the LOC108605797 gene encoding activating signal cointegrator 1, which translates into the protein MEKWLSEALSSCLDCVVTPEMMSAILAIKDDHDFDNYFGNLLSEDNEEHRIFLLNCRRMLLSGKQPRSKGKLTGSSPPTQRSAAPVGGATKKSGKYVNIYSNDGKLLGDTMLLKGRRKCDCQAAEHKLINNCMGCGRIVCEQEGSGACVCCGKLVYTNEEEQLMSKAQRSANSKTQGKLTKKQQQQQQMEKSQNDALAQRDRLLEYDRNSEKRTTVIDDELDYFQENSVWLSDAEREKFEQLKSELYELKHGSRTKRKIKVDFAGRELPEEHPVTKEYEQQLQRQLAAITKSAGIGSSITGHSAMRLPGNLDVAKPPVFKATKDLKSKTAAPNDDGLERVYNRVQDKELLEMQDMRQCLSMHQPWASMLVAGIKKHEGRVWYSEHRGRLWIASTTKEPRAEDISQLEEFYRVLYNDKNLKFPTSYPTSSLLGCVHVNNCLPQEEYRELYPNGESDSPYVFVCSKPEQLPLLLPVHGEHKIYELPLKTHNAACKTLMRSRANKG